In Symmachiella dynata, the following are encoded in one genomic region:
- a CDS encoding DUF1549 domain-containing protein translates to MLSMTFRPLAVSLMLFAFGLVPASAADEQPAAKEQAAPQVSFYKQIRPIFQANCHGCHQPAKSGGGYDMTSFDKLLGGGESEIPAVVANKPDDSHLLELIVPVDGEAQMPRGRKPLTDFEIELIRQWIAQGGVNDTPESAKRHYDNEHPPIYTAPPVVTSLDYSPDGTLLAVAGFHEVLLHKADGSGLAGRLVGMSERIESVRFSPDGKRLAVTGGLPARMGEVQVWDVQERKLTLSVPVTYDTIYGASWSPDGKLIAFGCSDNTVRAIDSITGEQVLYQGSHSDWVLDTVFSVKGTNLVSVGRDRTAKLTEIETQRFIDNITSITPGALKGGIASVTRHPTSDVIFVGGADGVPKLYRIFRESKRVIGDDANLIRKFPPLKGRLFGVAISKDGSHVAAVSSDNTTGEVLIAKYEFDVEMPEDIKKISLKRSSQRSAEERKRLDKYRTQGVQAVAQTTVDSTGLYAVVFHPNGKTIAVAGGDGKIRLYSTENANLEKEFLSVPVSDEIVQREIEDTVTTAAEDALTPESLPEGQKVAALEVQPQEITIDHRYDSVQFLVTAVLESGERVDATRIAQFAVTEPIASVSPSGLLRANANGITEITFSLADKAAKSVVHVTAVEDDFAVDMKRDVVPTLTKLGCNAGTCHGANKGKAGFKLSLRGNDPEFDLRAFTDDLASRRVNRASPDNSLMLLKAAAAVPHGGGQLAKPGTPYYEIIRKWISDGAKLDQAVPHVVKIDVTPQNPIVQLAGSKQQMRVVATYSDGTTRDATAEAFVEVGDIEVAATDGTGLITVLRRGETPILTRYQGAYAATTMTVMGDRSGFVWQDQPTNNYIDEMIVKKLQRTKTVQSGLCTDAEFVRRVYLDLTGLPPTVEQVSSFLADSRDTRLKRDELIDQLVGSDDYIDHWTNKWADLLQVNRKYLGAEGAKAFHDWIRMQVADNTPYDRLVHSILTASGSNKENPPASYYKILRTPEETMENTTHLFLGIRFNCNKCHDHPFERWKQDQYYETAAFFAQVGLKKDPASGDKKTKGTAVEGAKPLFEIVYDKNEGEVKHVTTGAVMPPTFPFSAKHAADESASRREKLAAWITSPENPYFARSYVNRLWAYLLGTGFIEPIDDIRAGNPATNPELLQRLTNDFIQSGFNTRQLVRLICKSRAYQLSINTNRWNEDDNINYSHAMARRLPAEVLYDALHRATGSMSHFPNLPPGTRAAQLPDAGVKEPSGFLAQFGRPPRESACECERSSGVQFGPVMAMVTGPTVGDAIADPKNDIARLVERTSDDAQLINALFMRILNRPATEQEIESSLEVFKQIPREHDKLTHRLHVREESLKPLMTAQAAQREASIAAAKAAIAAYEKAIAPKIAELDKQQKQRTEMLAAVLKEYEATLPAKFAAWEAREDRNTPWVALDPSTLSTTNTATLTKQEDLSVVATGTNGTGDYNVVAETPLTGIRSIRLEVLAHEGSPKKGPGRSGDGNFVLTEFEVWAAPKENPDQKTKLKLVDARSDYDQKGYPVATAIDGVSAPASNGWAVSGKTGQNHYATFALAEPVGLPGGTILTFQLKQQFKSKTHSIGKFRLSVTNSADPILFNGVDAEIAKILEVPAEKRTAEQKAAVTKYLRSFDKQLQKHEQALAESRQPRPEDPVLKAMRDNLEVVSRPVPIEPGLRRLRGDVKLSTEQLAQNRLTAAQDIAWALINSPSFMFNR, encoded by the coding sequence ATGCTTTCAATGACGTTCCGACCACTTGCCGTTTCTTTGATGTTGTTTGCTTTCGGCCTTGTTCCGGCCAGCGCGGCGGACGAACAACCGGCTGCCAAAGAACAGGCTGCCCCGCAAGTCAGCTTTTACAAGCAGATTCGTCCGATCTTTCAGGCGAATTGCCACGGCTGCCATCAACCGGCCAAGTCGGGTGGCGGCTACGATATGACGTCGTTCGACAAACTGCTCGGCGGTGGCGAATCGGAAATCCCAGCCGTTGTGGCGAACAAACCCGACGACAGTCACCTGTTGGAATTAATCGTTCCCGTCGATGGCGAAGCTCAAATGCCCCGCGGCCGGAAACCGCTCACAGATTTCGAAATTGAATTGATCCGTCAATGGATTGCACAAGGGGGCGTGAACGACACACCCGAATCGGCCAAACGGCATTATGACAATGAGCACCCGCCGATCTACACAGCGCCGCCGGTAGTCACGTCGTTAGATTATTCTCCCGACGGAACGCTACTTGCCGTCGCTGGATTTCATGAAGTCTTGTTGCACAAGGCCGATGGATCGGGATTGGCCGGGCGCTTGGTTGGAATGTCGGAGCGCATCGAATCGGTCCGATTTTCTCCCGACGGAAAACGTTTGGCCGTAACCGGCGGATTGCCGGCGCGGATGGGGGAGGTCCAAGTCTGGGACGTGCAAGAACGCAAATTAACGCTCTCCGTTCCAGTCACTTACGACACGATCTATGGCGCAAGCTGGTCGCCGGATGGAAAACTGATCGCGTTTGGATGCTCCGACAATACGGTGCGGGCCATCGATTCCATCACGGGTGAACAAGTCCTGTATCAAGGTTCGCACAGCGACTGGGTGTTGGATACCGTTTTCTCGGTGAAAGGCACCAACCTCGTTTCCGTCGGCCGCGACCGGACCGCCAAACTGACCGAGATCGAAACGCAACGCTTTATCGACAACATCACCTCGATCACTCCCGGCGCGCTGAAGGGCGGCATCGCCTCCGTGACGCGGCATCCCACATCCGACGTCATTTTCGTCGGCGGGGCTGACGGTGTGCCCAAGTTGTATCGCATCTTCCGCGAATCCAAACGCGTCATCGGCGACGATGCCAATTTGATCCGCAAATTTCCGCCACTCAAAGGCCGCTTGTTTGGAGTTGCCATCAGCAAAGATGGCAGCCACGTTGCCGCTGTCAGCAGTGACAACACAACCGGCGAAGTCTTGATCGCCAAATATGAGTTCGACGTCGAAATGCCGGAGGACATCAAGAAAATTTCGCTCAAGCGCTCCAGCCAGCGTTCCGCAGAGGAACGAAAACGGTTAGACAAATACCGCACACAGGGCGTCCAAGCCGTGGCCCAAACCACTGTGGACAGCACCGGCCTGTACGCCGTTGTCTTCCACCCCAACGGAAAAACCATCGCGGTTGCCGGAGGTGACGGAAAAATCCGACTCTACTCCACAGAGAACGCGAATCTGGAAAAAGAGTTCCTCTCCGTGCCGGTCAGCGACGAAATCGTTCAACGCGAAATCGAAGACACTGTAACGACCGCAGCCGAGGACGCACTGACTCCCGAGTCACTGCCGGAAGGTCAAAAGGTAGCTGCTCTGGAAGTTCAGCCGCAGGAAATCACCATTGATCACCGTTACGATTCGGTGCAATTTCTCGTGACCGCTGTGCTGGAATCGGGGGAACGAGTCGATGCGACACGCATAGCGCAGTTCGCCGTCACTGAACCCATTGCGAGCGTCTCCCCAAGCGGTCTGTTGCGTGCCAATGCTAACGGCATTACCGAAATCACGTTTAGCTTGGCCGACAAGGCTGCAAAGTCCGTCGTGCATGTAACCGCTGTCGAAGACGACTTTGCGGTTGATATGAAACGGGACGTGGTTCCCACGCTGACGAAACTGGGCTGCAATGCCGGCACGTGTCATGGGGCGAACAAGGGCAAAGCCGGATTCAAATTGTCGCTCCGCGGCAACGATCCCGAATTCGATCTGCGGGCCTTTACCGATGACTTGGCGTCGCGTCGCGTCAATCGCGCTTCGCCCGACAATAGCCTAATGTTGCTCAAAGCGGCTGCGGCGGTCCCTCACGGAGGCGGACAACTGGCCAAACCGGGAACGCCCTATTACGAAATCATTCGCAAGTGGATTTCCGACGGCGCAAAGTTGGACCAAGCGGTTCCCCATGTCGTCAAAATCGACGTCACACCGCAAAACCCCATCGTGCAGTTAGCCGGTTCCAAACAACAGATGCGCGTCGTGGCGACGTATTCCGACGGCACAACACGCGATGCCACCGCCGAAGCCTTTGTCGAAGTTGGCGACATCGAAGTTGCCGCCACCGACGGCACCGGTTTGATCACCGTCCTCCGCCGCGGAGAAACACCGATCCTCACCCGCTATCAAGGCGCCTACGCCGCCACCACCATGACCGTCATGGGAGACCGCTCAGGTTTCGTCTGGCAAGACCAACCGACAAATAATTACATCGACGAAATGATCGTCAAAAAACTGCAGCGCACCAAAACGGTGCAGTCCGGTCTGTGCACTGACGCGGAGTTCGTTCGTCGCGTCTATTTGGACCTGACCGGTTTGCCCCCCACAGTCGAGCAAGTCAGCAGTTTCCTCGCCGACAGCCGCGACACGCGTCTGAAACGCGATGAATTGATTGACCAATTGGTGGGCAGCGATGATTACATCGATCACTGGACCAACAAGTGGGCGGACCTGTTGCAGGTTAATCGCAAATACTTAGGCGCCGAAGGGGCCAAAGCGTTCCACGATTGGATTCGCATGCAGGTGGCGGACAACACGCCCTACGACCGCCTCGTACACAGCATTCTGACAGCCAGCGGCTCCAACAAGGAAAATCCGCCCGCCTCCTACTACAAGATCCTGCGGACGCCTGAAGAGACGATGGAGAACACGACGCATCTGTTTTTAGGCATCCGTTTCAATTGCAACAAATGCCACGACCACCCCTTCGAGCGTTGGAAACAAGACCAATACTACGAGACGGCCGCATTTTTTGCGCAAGTGGGACTGAAAAAGGATCCCGCCTCGGGCGATAAAAAGACCAAAGGGACAGCCGTCGAAGGGGCCAAACCGCTGTTTGAAATTGTGTATGATAAAAATGAAGGTGAAGTCAAACACGTCACCACCGGAGCCGTCATGCCACCAACGTTTCCATTCTCAGCAAAGCATGCAGCCGACGAATCCGCCTCGCGACGGGAGAAACTGGCGGCTTGGATCACCTCACCCGAGAACCCGTACTTTGCCCGCAGCTATGTGAACCGCTTGTGGGCTTATCTGCTGGGGACCGGGTTTATTGAGCCGATCGACGACATCCGCGCGGGCAACCCGGCGACCAACCCCGAACTGCTTCAGCGGCTAACGAACGACTTTATACAAAGCGGATTCAACACGCGGCAATTGGTGCGGCTGATTTGCAAATCTCGCGCGTATCAGTTGTCCATCAATACCAATCGTTGGAACGAAGACGACAACATCAACTATTCGCACGCCATGGCACGGCGACTGCCCGCTGAGGTGTTGTACGACGCATTGCATCGTGCCACCGGTTCGATGTCGCATTTTCCCAATCTTCCTCCGGGAACGCGTGCCGCTCAATTGCCCGATGCCGGCGTCAAAGAGCCCAGTGGATTCCTAGCCCAATTCGGTCGTCCCCCTCGGGAAAGCGCCTGTGAGTGCGAACGTTCCAGCGGTGTGCAATTCGGTCCTGTGATGGCCATGGTCACCGGCCCCACCGTGGGCGACGCCATTGCCGATCCCAAAAACGACATCGCTCGTTTGGTTGAGCGGACTTCGGATGACGCGCAACTCATCAACGCGTTATTCATGCGAATCCTCAACCGACCTGCGACGGAACAAGAAATAGAATCCAGCTTAGAAGTCTTCAAGCAGATCCCGCGGGAACATGACAAACTTACCCATCGATTGCACGTGCGGGAAGAAAGCCTCAAACCGCTGATGACCGCCCAGGCGGCACAACGTGAAGCCTCCATAGCAGCAGCCAAAGCGGCGATTGCGGCCTATGAAAAAGCCATCGCACCAAAAATCGCTGAGTTGGACAAGCAACAGAAACAGCGGACCGAAATGCTGGCAGCAGTGCTCAAAGAATACGAAGCCACCCTGCCGGCCAAGTTTGCGGCCTGGGAAGCGCGTGAGGATCGCAACACCCCCTGGGTTGCCCTCGACCCTTCGACTCTGTCCACAACCAACACCGCCACTTTGACCAAGCAAGAAGACCTGTCGGTCGTCGCAACCGGGACCAATGGCACCGGCGACTATAATGTCGTGGCCGAAACGCCGCTCACGGGAATTCGTAGCATTCGTTTGGAGGTTTTGGCCCACGAAGGCAGCCCCAAGAAAGGCCCCGGCCGATCAGGCGATGGAAACTTCGTCCTGACCGAATTCGAGGTTTGGGCCGCTCCTAAGGAAAACCCGGATCAAAAGACAAAATTGAAGTTGGTCGACGCACGGTCCGATTACGACCAAAAGGGATATCCGGTCGCCACAGCCATCGACGGTGTCTCCGCCCCTGCCAGCAACGGTTGGGCCGTCTCCGGTAAAACCGGCCAGAACCACTATGCCACTTTCGCATTGGCCGAACCGGTGGGACTGCCGGGGGGGACGATTTTGACGTTCCAACTCAAACAACAGTTCAAATCCAAAACACACTCCATCGGCAAGTTTCGGCTCTCGGTCACAAATTCCGCTGATCCAATCCTATTCAACGGAGTGGATGCTGAAATCGCCAAAATTCTGGAAGTCCCCGCTGAGAAGCGTACCGCCGAACAAAAAGCGGCTGTAACCAAATACCTCCGCAGCTTCGATAAGCAGTTGCAAAAACACGAACAGGCGCTTGCCGAAAGTCGCCAACCCCGACCGGAAGACCCAGTCCTCAAAGCCATGCGGGACAACCTCGAAGTCGTCAGCCGTCCGGTTCCGATCGAACCGGGATTGCGTCGCCTGCGCGGGGATGTCAAACTGAGCACCGAGCAACTGGCCCAGAATCGACTCACTGCAGCACAAGACATCGCGTGGGCGCTGATCAATAGTCCCTCATTCATGTTCAATCGATAA
- a CDS encoding DUF1501 domain-containing protein — protein sequence MLVIPGQLGKDVCDKNVGPSRRDLLRVGGSAMLGMGLGTMFDLQNAAAKGPEAVGGPGWGKAKSVIMIFLQGGPSHLDLWDPKENVPDNIRSPFQPISTKLPGVQFTEMLPKLAQVNDKITMIRSMSYTPKGLFNHTAAIYQMMTGYTTDKVSASGQLEPPTPKDFPNFGSNIIRLKPPTEPMLPLVMMPRPLQESNVVGKAGTAGFLGRAYDPYYLYPEGDDMNMNKMDNIRVDDLKLRPEVYATRLQRRARLRDSINKGMPQIEKAVKHYNLNQSYSRALDLVISGRAREAFTLDQESTAMRDRYGRNTFGQSLLLARRLVEAGTRVVEVVWPKVANSDNHSWDVHSGLTKRMKTQSAPMLDAGLSALFSDLDERGLLDETMVVAIGEFGRSPQRGVSTSGNSNTSDGRDHWPYCYTACVAGAGVHQGRIHGASDKTGSGPLNDPVHPGQLLASIYHSFGIAPDTIVYNHLNQPRELVKAETIPGLYQA from the coding sequence ATGCTCGTGATTCCCGGACAACTTGGAAAAGACGTCTGCGATAAAAACGTCGGCCCTTCACGACGCGATTTATTGCGAGTCGGCGGCTCGGCCATGCTGGGCATGGGGCTGGGCACGATGTTTGATCTCCAAAACGCCGCGGCCAAAGGGCCGGAAGCGGTCGGCGGACCGGGTTGGGGGAAAGCCAAAAGCGTGATCATGATTTTCCTGCAAGGCGGCCCCAGCCACCTCGACTTGTGGGATCCCAAGGAAAACGTCCCCGACAATATCCGCAGCCCGTTTCAACCGATTTCCACCAAACTGCCGGGCGTGCAGTTCACGGAAATGCTGCCCAAATTGGCGCAGGTGAACGACAAAATCACAATGATCCGCTCCATGAGCTATACGCCCAAGGGGTTGTTCAATCACACTGCCGCCATCTATCAAATGATGACAGGCTACACCACGGACAAAGTCAGCGCCTCCGGCCAGTTGGAACCCCCGACACCGAAGGACTTTCCGAACTTCGGCTCCAACATCATTCGCCTCAAACCACCCACCGAACCAATGTTGCCGCTGGTGATGATGCCCCGCCCGCTGCAAGAAAGTAACGTTGTCGGCAAGGCCGGCACAGCGGGCTTTTTGGGCCGCGCGTACGACCCGTATTATCTCTATCCCGAAGGAGATGATATGAACATGAACAAGATGGACAACATTCGGGTCGATGACTTAAAGCTCCGCCCCGAGGTCTATGCCACCCGTCTGCAGCGTCGCGCCCGTTTGCGGGATTCGATCAACAAGGGCATGCCGCAAATTGAAAAAGCGGTCAAGCATTACAACCTGAACCAGTCGTATAGCCGGGCGCTGGACTTGGTCATCTCCGGCCGTGCCCGCGAGGCGTTCACCCTCGATCAAGAATCAACGGCGATGCGCGATCGATACGGCCGCAACACGTTCGGGCAAAGCTTATTGCTCGCCCGGCGACTAGTGGAAGCCGGAACCCGCGTGGTCGAGGTCGTCTGGCCTAAGGTGGCCAACTCGGACAACCACTCCTGGGACGTGCACTCCGGCTTGACTAAACGCATGAAAACCCAATCCGCACCGATGCTCGACGCGGGCCTCTCGGCGCTGTTCTCCGACCTGGACGAACGGGGACTATTGGACGAAACCATGGTCGTCGCCATCGGCGAATTCGGCCGCTCGCCGCAACGGGGAGTCAGTACCTCCGGCAACAGCAACACCTCCGACGGCCGCGACCACTGGCCCTACTGCTACACCGCATGTGTCGCCGGGGCGGGTGTCCACCAAGGCCGGATCCACGGGGCTTCGGACAAAACCGGATCGGGACCACTCAACGACCCGGTGCACCCGGGACAACTCTTGGCCTCGATCTACCATTCGTTCGGGATCGCCCCCGATACGATCGTCTACAACCACCTCAACCAACCGCGTGAATTGGTCAAAGCAGAAACCATCCCCGGCCTCTACCAAGCCTAA
- a CDS encoding Gfo/Idh/MocA family protein: MELQPELEYEIPLDDGLDQWGIGVVGSGFIISDCHLPAYRDAGFRVLGISSRREARAREVAEQRMIPRVFVNVRDMLADSEIRVIDIGVPPQHQPDIIREIVEHGRHVRGILAQKPLAMSYAEAHELVQLCTAAGITLAVNQNMRHDQSVRACQDLLDRKLLGDPVLGTINMRAIPHWMPWSEQLDSLSTYVMSIHHLDTFRYWFGDPTRVMASTRTDPRTKFSHTDGINLYILEFPTGCRASSWDDVWTGPAREGSAADIGITWRVEGTEGLARGTIGWPSYPDRTPSTLDYTTTAAEEWICPRWDKVWFPDAFRGTMGELLMALTHDIEPSISGKDNLKTMALVEATFAAARDHRVVELAEILET, translated from the coding sequence ATGGAATTGCAGCCTGAGTTGGAATATGAAATTCCTCTCGATGACGGTCTTGATCAATGGGGCATTGGTGTCGTGGGGTCGGGGTTTATCATCAGCGACTGTCATTTGCCCGCGTATCGTGATGCGGGTTTTCGGGTGCTGGGGATCAGTTCGCGGCGCGAGGCCCGCGCGCGGGAAGTCGCGGAGCAGCGCATGATCCCACGTGTGTTCGTCAACGTACGTGACATGCTCGCCGACAGTGAAATCCGTGTCATCGATATCGGCGTCCCTCCACAGCATCAACCGGACATCATCCGCGAGATCGTAGAGCATGGTCGGCATGTGCGGGGAATCTTGGCGCAAAAGCCGCTGGCGATGAGCTATGCCGAGGCCCATGAACTGGTGCAGTTGTGCACCGCTGCGGGGATTACGTTGGCGGTCAATCAAAACATGCGGCACGACCAATCGGTGCGGGCATGTCAGGATTTGCTTGATCGAAAACTGCTGGGCGATCCGGTATTGGGCACGATCAACATGCGGGCGATTCCGCATTGGATGCCTTGGAGCGAACAACTGGATTCGCTATCGACGTACGTAATGTCGATACATCACCTCGACACGTTTCGCTATTGGTTCGGTGATCCGACGCGGGTGATGGCCAGCACGCGGACTGATCCCCGCACCAAGTTTTCGCACACGGACGGCATCAACCTGTATATTCTCGAATTCCCCACAGGCTGCCGCGCGAGTAGTTGGGATGACGTTTGGACCGGCCCCGCCCGCGAAGGGAGCGCCGCGGACATTGGGATCACTTGGCGCGTCGAGGGGACCGAGGGTCTGGCCCGCGGCACGATCGGCTGGCCCAGTTATCCCGACCGCACCCCCAGCACATTGGATTACACCACCACAGCGGCCGAGGAATGGATCTGCCCTCGCTGGGACAAAGTTTGGTTTCCCGATGCCTTCCGCGGCACGATGGGCGAATTGTTGATGGCCTTAACTCACGATATAGAGCCGAGCATCTCCGGAAAAGACAACCTGAAGACGATGGCACTCGTTGAAGCCACATTTGCAGCGGCGCGTGATCATCGCGTGGTTGAACTGGCGGAAATTCTGGAGACGTAA
- a CDS encoding NAD+ synthase, producing MKIAIAQLNPTVGDLAGNAALVKEAAQRAVADGADLLVTSELIISGYPPKDLLLREGFAAACRRTVEELAQELDPNLGVLVGHPDPQGVPEGRVANCVSLLHGGAIVGSVQKILLPNYDVFDERRYFFPATGTAPIEFVGLKLGVHICEDAWWHATEPTYRHELAHQHDPVASLAAAGVDLFINLSASPFEIDKPNRRLQLVREHVQRHERPYLFVNQVGGNDDLVFDGNSFVMNAAGEMVAHLEGFETDRLLIDSEQLPATMELINPPREKRLLDALVMGLRDYARKCGFRECVLGLSGGIDSALACYIAAAAVGPQHVHTLLMPSRHSSDHSVDDAKKMAELLGINHEIIPIDDVHRAYEGTPVVGDDLTSDPGGLPDQNLQARIRGAMVMIRSNRYGWLPLATGNKSELAVGYCTLYGDMAGGFAVLCDVFKRDVYGVSRYINDVVEGREVIPENIITKPPSAELAPDQFDQDVLPEYPVLDAILEGLIEQERSVASLSKEFPPETVQWVASRLDRNEFKRRQMPPGIKLSQRAFGSGRRMPMAAKFP from the coding sequence ATGAAAATTGCGATTGCACAACTCAATCCCACGGTCGGCGATCTGGCCGGAAATGCGGCTCTCGTTAAAGAGGCGGCTCAGCGCGCTGTTGCTGACGGTGCTGACTTGTTGGTCACGTCGGAATTGATCATCTCCGGCTATCCCCCCAAGGACCTGCTGCTCCGTGAAGGTTTCGCCGCCGCTTGCCGCCGCACGGTCGAAGAATTGGCGCAGGAACTCGATCCAAATCTGGGCGTGCTGGTTGGGCATCCCGATCCCCAGGGAGTGCCGGAAGGCCGCGTGGCGAACTGCGTGAGCCTGCTGCATGGCGGGGCGATTGTCGGCTCGGTGCAAAAAATCTTGCTGCCGAATTATGACGTCTTCGATGAACGACGGTATTTCTTTCCCGCCACCGGAACGGCGCCGATCGAGTTTGTCGGGCTGAAGTTGGGCGTGCATATCTGCGAAGATGCTTGGTGGCATGCGACCGAACCGACCTATCGGCACGAGTTGGCCCATCAACACGATCCCGTCGCCTCTCTGGCCGCCGCCGGGGTGGATCTGTTTATCAATCTCTCAGCCAGTCCGTTTGAAATCGACAAACCGAATCGCCGGTTGCAGTTGGTTCGTGAGCACGTTCAACGGCATGAGCGGCCTTATCTGTTTGTCAATCAAGTCGGCGGCAATGATGATTTGGTTTTCGATGGCAACAGTTTCGTGATGAACGCCGCCGGGGAGATGGTGGCGCACCTTGAGGGATTCGAAACCGATCGCTTGTTGATCGATTCGGAGCAACTTCCCGCAACCATGGAGTTGATCAATCCGCCTCGCGAGAAACGACTATTGGATGCCCTGGTCATGGGCCTGCGCGACTATGCCCGAAAATGCGGATTCCGGGAATGTGTGCTCGGGCTATCGGGAGGCATTGACAGCGCGCTGGCCTGTTACATCGCCGCCGCTGCCGTGGGGCCGCAACATGTCCACACGCTGCTGATGCCTAGTCGGCATAGCAGTGATCATAGCGTGGATGATGCAAAGAAGATGGCCGAGTTGCTGGGCATCAATCACGAGATCATTCCGATTGACGACGTGCATCGTGCGTATGAAGGAACGCCGGTTGTGGGAGACGATTTGACCTCCGATCCCGGTGGCTTGCCCGATCAAAACCTGCAGGCGAGAATTCGCGGCGCGATGGTGATGATCCGCAGCAATCGTTACGGCTGGTTACCGTTGGCGACCGGCAACAAAAGCGAATTGGCGGTCGGCTATTGCACGCTGTACGGCGACATGGCTGGTGGATTCGCCGTGTTGTGCGACGTGTTCAAGCGCGATGTGTATGGAGTTTCGCGATACATCAACGATGTGGTCGAAGGCCGCGAAGTGATTCCTGAGAACATCATCACCAAGCCGCCCAGCGCCGAATTGGCCCCCGATCAATTCGATCAAGACGTGCTCCCTGAGTACCCGGTGCTGGATGCGATTTTGGAAGGCTTAATTGAGCAGGAACGCTCGGTCGCCAGCCTCAGCAAAGAGTTTCCGCCCGAGACCGTACAGTGGGTGGCGAGCCGTTTGGACCGCAACGAATTCAAACGCCGCCAAATGCCGCCGGGCATCAAACTGTCCCAAAGAGCTTTTGGCAGCGGCCGCCGCATGCCCATGGCCGCCAAGTTTCCCTAG
- a CDS encoding DUF4339 domain-containing protein, whose protein sequence is MSEKWFFNRQDGCGVQGPFQLDHIKDLLHQGELKQNHLVRCGAIGQWASLDDLKWFYNPKDGSGVHGPVTRIQLAEFLEAEEITDKTEARDGGLGEWQPLSVVLGNAAALSGEIATGETATLATSTNTDDDDFELSIKTTVQDNPDPTPEFEAIPDEGVGPDDDLWYCDLSGEINGPLPWSRVHSLASMGRVKRTDKVRHASEGHWKIAEEFEGLFPKSEPSVTQVPAADPPPLEPDPLAAAGDADPPADSRFENPNPNEASNAPLDPKMADWLDQETAEPEPSTDPLSESLEAAIAGAAGENRRRNKAKARRAALAKPPKPSAPKPRRSSSPSIDFASLFSAARMKTIATVLGVVALVGGGYYLFGMSSAQDIRGYATYQSFWRDFKELRAQNASELEWAQLNSRVKQGIGPLVEQLEATASSSRTAEQALLYVGRDCIPKMMAEGRKQPCEAERYFIQHMETVRKKMPEADLQVISPDPNFE, encoded by the coding sequence ATGTCCGAGAAATGGTTTTTTAATCGCCAAGACGGTTGTGGGGTTCAAGGTCCATTTCAATTGGACCATATCAAAGACCTATTACATCAAGGTGAATTAAAGCAGAACCACCTTGTGCGGTGTGGTGCCATTGGACAATGGGCGTCCCTCGATGATTTGAAGTGGTTCTACAATCCCAAAGATGGCAGCGGTGTACACGGACCGGTCACGCGTATTCAACTCGCAGAGTTTTTGGAAGCGGAAGAGATTACCGACAAGACCGAGGCACGCGACGGAGGGCTGGGCGAATGGCAACCGTTGTCTGTTGTATTGGGAAATGCAGCGGCCCTGTCTGGTGAGATCGCGACCGGTGAGACAGCGACCTTGGCGACGTCGACAAACACCGACGACGATGACTTTGAGTTGAGCATCAAAACCACCGTTCAAGACAATCCCGATCCGACGCCCGAATTCGAAGCGATCCCGGATGAAGGTGTCGGACCTGATGATGACCTTTGGTATTGTGATCTCTCGGGAGAGATCAATGGTCCCCTGCCTTGGTCGCGCGTCCACAGTTTGGCCTCGATGGGACGGGTCAAACGGACGGACAAAGTTCGCCATGCCTCGGAGGGCCATTGGAAAATTGCCGAAGAGTTTGAGGGGTTGTTCCCCAAGTCGGAACCATCCGTAACGCAGGTCCCCGCCGCGGATCCGCCCCCCCTCGAACCAGACCCATTGGCCGCAGCAGGCGATGCAGACCCCCCTGCGGATTCGCGTTTCGAGAATCCCAATCCCAACGAGGCTTCCAACGCGCCGCTAGATCCGAAAATGGCGGATTGGCTCGATCAGGAAACGGCCGAGCCCGAACCCTCGACCGATCCCCTATCAGAATCCTTAGAAGCAGCGATCGCGGGTGCGGCTGGTGAAAATCGTCGCAGGAACAAAGCCAAGGCTCGCCGCGCCGCTTTGGCCAAGCCACCAAAACCATCCGCACCCAAGCCTCGTCGCTCTTCGTCTCCGAGCATCGACTTTGCTTCACTGTTCTCAGCGGCACGCATGAAGACCATCGCGACGGTGCTCGGCGTTGTGGCGCTGGTTGGTGGCGGGTACTACTTGTTTGGTATGAGCAGCGCTCAAGACATTCGAGGCTATGCGACCTATCAGTCATTTTGGAGAGACTTTAAAGAACTGCGTGCACAGAACGCGTCTGAATTGGAATGGGCCCAACTGAATTCTCGAGTGAAACAAGGGATTGGCCCGTTGGTGGAACAATTGGAGGCGACCGCATCGTCCAGCCGGACTGCGGAACAAGCACTGCTCTATGTAGGACGCGACTGCATTCCCAAAATGATGGCCGAAGGCCGTAAACAACCCTGTGAAGCGGAGAGGTATTTTATCCAGCACATGGAAACCGTTCGCAAGAAAATGCCCGAAGCCGACCTCCAAGTGATCAGTCCTGACCCAAATTTTGAATAG